From a region of the Hemibagrus wyckioides isolate EC202008001 linkage group LG06, SWU_Hwy_1.0, whole genome shotgun sequence genome:
- the LOC131353864 gene encoding cell adhesion molecule DSCAM-like produces MLMFVHSPGCTLNQQTVDVTGNVGQSVLLPCSCSELQAKPHTFRWSFLKGSYPEIFPKDQTNRYTDRVQLFNDHPPGNLSLLISHLTVEDEGWYRCEINNKIKTRIYLAVKGCTLKGNRETEEITAYTGGSVLLPCSCTDLHIKPKTFTWEKNDTAKKNDWVQISPESDQYKERYQLVHDHPPGNLSLLISHLTVEDGGWYRCEISEMKTYIYLTVKEPLPYIPIALVTVIFLHIIVAVVYCITRKKGPGTVHYSRGDGDGRPQTACWCRMVLFYLLKR; encoded by the exons ATGTTGATGTTTGTTCATTCTCCAGGTTGCACACTGAATCAACAGACAGTGGATGTGACTGGAAACGTGGGACAGTCTGTCCTTCtgccctgctcctgctctgaaCTACAAGCCAAACCACATACTTTCAGATGGAGCTTTTTAAAAGGTTCTTATCCTGAAATCTTCCCAAAGGACCAGACAAATCGCTACACAGACAGAGTTCAGCTCTTTAATGATCATCCTccaggaaatctctctctacTCATATCACACCTGACTGTAGAGGATGAAGGATGGTACAGGTGTGAGATCAACAACAAAATTAAAACACGCATCTACCTCGCAGTAAAAG GCTGCACACTGAAaggaaatagagagacagaagagatcACTGCATACACAGGAGGCTCAGTACTGCTGCCCTGCTCCTGCACTGACCTCCACATCAAACCTAAGACATTCACATGGGAGAAAAATGACACAGCAAAGAAAAATGATTGGGTACAGATATCTCCTGAGAGTGATCAGTACAAAGAGAGATATCAGCTGGTTCATGATCATCCTccaggaaatctctctctgctCATATCACACCTGACTGTAGAGGATGGAGGATGGTACAGGTGTGAgatcagtgaaatgaaaacatacatcTACCTCACAGTGAAAG AACCTCTTCCCTACATCCCCATTGCCCTGGTGACTGTGATCTTTCTGCACATTATCGTGGCTGTGGTTTATTGCATCACCAGAAAGAAAG GTCCTGGTACAGTTCATTACAGCagaggtgatggagatggaagA CCACAGACCGCGTGTTGGTGTCGGATGGTACTCTTCTACCTTCTGAAACGATGA